One Armatimonadota bacterium genomic window carries:
- a CDS encoding tetratricopeptide repeat protein, with protein sequence MKSFAYLALIAVGVGSVIIVWPRRTEAASPAAVPHRPYDSALAAHEVDFNLARVRRDPGGAIGWRQLASAYLTEARQKEDPKLAIKAQQAAERSLSIRKARNAGAAILIADALLEQHRFEEARQACETALAIEPGADAAERTMTDIDFELGRYDEAGQRIAAHPDWRKDPAGMALMARQAETYGHPDQAEMWLTRAVQTADADYELPATTVSWFHVKLGELQTRYGHYDQADKQLKQALALYPESWKALAAMARLCAKTRDKDGVLWYGKQLDEVAPMTDVVGLMEDAARTKGDESDADLYAKYVLKLNQSTIDLGVKPHTPAQLKNGHTHDRMFCLYLAEHGKMLDLAQHAATHELASRKDIYSYDTYAWVTFLWGKAKGSRIDVVEAKQSIDKALATGTKDPQILAHAKAIDDYLQNN encoded by the coding sequence ATGAAATCTTTTGCTTATCTTGCCCTGATCGCCGTCGGAGTCGGGTCCGTCATCATCGTCTGGCCCCGCCGAACCGAAGCTGCCTCCCCTGCCGCCGTCCCCCATCGACCTTACGATTCCGCCCTCGCCGCTCATGAGGTCGACTTCAACCTCGCGCGGGTTCGCCGCGATCCAGGAGGGGCAATCGGTTGGCGTCAGCTTGCCTCGGCTTACCTAACCGAGGCCCGACAGAAGGAAGATCCAAAGCTGGCCATCAAGGCTCAGCAAGCTGCCGAACGTTCGCTCTCCATCCGTAAAGCGCGGAATGCCGGAGCTGCCATTCTCATCGCCGATGCGTTGCTGGAACAGCACCGCTTTGAAGAAGCCCGCCAAGCCTGTGAAACGGCCCTTGCAATCGAACCCGGTGCCGATGCCGCCGAGCGGACGATGACCGACATCGACTTTGAACTGGGGCGGTACGACGAAGCCGGGCAACGCATCGCCGCTCACCCGGATTGGCGCAAGGACCCAGCGGGCATGGCGCTCATGGCGAGGCAAGCAGAAACGTATGGCCATCCCGATCAGGCCGAAATGTGGCTGACTCGGGCCGTACAGACTGCCGATGCCGACTACGAACTGCCCGCTACAACCGTTAGTTGGTTTCACGTGAAACTTGGCGAATTGCAAACCCGATATGGCCACTACGACCAGGCCGACAAGCAACTCAAGCAGGCCCTCGCCCTCTACCCCGAGAGTTGGAAAGCCCTCGCCGCGATGGCTCGCCTCTGTGCCAAGACACGAGATAAAGACGGTGTCCTGTGGTACGGAAAACAGCTCGACGAAGTCGCTCCCATGACCGATGTGGTCGGCTTGATGGAGGACGCCGCTCGGACCAAAGGAGATGAGTCTGACGCCGATTTATACGCGAAATATGTCTTAAAGCTAAACCAATCGACCATCGATCTTGGCGTCAAGCCCCACACTCCAGCCCAACTGAAGAATGGCCATACCCATGACCGAATGTTCTGCCTCTACCTAGCCGAACACGGCAAAATGCTCGACCTCGCCCAGCACGCCGCCACCCACGAACTGGCCAGCCGAAAGGACATCTACTCGTACGACACGTACGCCTGGGTCACCTTCCTCTGGGGCAAAGCCAAAGGCTCTCGAATCGATGTCGTCGAAGCAAAACAGTCGATCGACAAAGCCCTCGCCACCGGCACCAAAGATCCGCAAATCTTGGCCCACGCCAAAGCCATTGACGACTATTTGCAAAACAATTAA
- a CDS encoding DUF4331 domain-containing protein, translating to MSLSLSLHKPTFDPFFSEFIARSRRIQPSFRFATFHGDCSAFPPVKGGEPSMKKSFVPILAVLGLVTAAGVLGVRQAIASDHADTPQIAQSPGTDLTDVYIFPSPNNPNNVVLVMNVNPLITPSTKNSTFLDPNVLYQFKIDNNLDGREDRVIQVWAEGTGSGQKIRVAGPSVPASVGTNNGKLKPYDVAGDFNNAFSPTNGMQVFAGVREDPFFFDLEQFFTIFPDRATPITGVPVDNPNDPQATTWRAPGTAVDFLSNGNYSVISIVVELPKTMVTN from the coding sequence ATGAGCCTTTCCCTATCTTTGCACAAACCGACCTTCGACCCATTCTTTTCGGAGTTCATCGCTCGGTCACGTCGCATTCAGCCTTCATTCAGATTCGCCACGTTTCATGGGGATTGTAGTGCCTTTCCACCAGTCAAAGGCGGAGAACCATCCATGAAGAAATCGTTTGTCCCTATTCTCGCCGTGCTCGGTCTCGTGACCGCTGCGGGCGTGTTGGGCGTTCGCCAGGCTATCGCCTCGGACCACGCCGACACGCCGCAGATCGCTCAGTCGCCTGGCACCGACCTTACCGACGTCTACATCTTTCCTAGCCCAAACAACCCGAACAACGTGGTCCTCGTGATGAACGTCAACCCGCTCATCACCCCAAGCACAAAGAACAGCACGTTCCTGGACCCGAACGTCCTCTACCAGTTCAAAATCGACAACAACCTCGACGGCCGCGAAGATCGCGTCATTCAGGTCTGGGCCGAAGGAACTGGATCTGGACAGAAGATTCGGGTGGCCGGACCGTCCGTTCCCGCCAGCGTGGGCACGAACAACGGCAAGCTGAAGCCCTACGACGTCGCAGGGGACTTCAACAACGCCTTTAGCCCAACGAACGGCATGCAGGTGTTTGCCGGAGTGCGCGAAGACCCGTTCTTCTTCGACCTGGAGCAGTTCTTTACGATCTTCCCAGACCGAGCAACTCCAATCACCGGAGTTCCCGTCGATAACCCCAATGACCCGCAAGCGACCACTTGGCGAGCCCCTGGCACCGCGGTCGACTTCCTTTCTAACGGCAACTACAGCGTCATCTCGATCGTTGTCGAACTGCCCAAAACCATGGTGACCAACTAA
- the guaB gene encoding IMP dehydrogenase: protein MASYREGLSFDDVLLIPAKTEVLPSEVDLGSQLLPGIRLNVPIISAPMDTVTDARLAIGIAREGGVGVLHRTMSIDEQAAAVDRVKRSESGVITKPFKLTAEETLQDAVNLMERYHISGVPIVDAEGKLVGILTNRDIRFETDYTQAIRLRMTSQDLITAAEGTTLDQAQQILAENRIEKLPIVDSGGFLKGLITIKDILKVQQHPYSTKDAKGRLVVGAAIGALREPYERAKALHDAGVDFVVIDAAHGHSKGVMNCLKMLKTKLPDLMVIAGNVATAAGVRALHELGADALRVGIGAGSICTTRVVAGVGVPQFTAVRDCAEEAQKLGIPTIADGGIRSSGDVVKCLAAGADAVMMGNMFAGCEESPGEIEIYRNRAYKVYRGMGSVGAMKSGSSDRYMQIKESGAVIVPEGVEGRVPFKGALKDTMAQLVGGMRSGFGYVGAGSLAELHEHAEFMKITGAGLRESHPHDVQITKEPPNYSSPFTSSEAD from the coding sequence ATGGCTTCATACCGCGAAGGTCTCAGTTTTGACGACGTTCTTTTGATTCCCGCCAAAACCGAAGTTCTGCCCAGCGAAGTTGACTTAGGATCCCAATTACTACCTGGAATTCGGCTCAATGTGCCGATCATTTCCGCCCCGATGGACACCGTTACCGACGCCCGGTTGGCCATCGGCATTGCCCGAGAAGGCGGCGTTGGCGTGCTTCACCGCACCATGAGCATCGACGAGCAGGCCGCCGCCGTCGACCGCGTGAAACGATCCGAGAGCGGCGTTATCACCAAGCCGTTCAAACTCACCGCCGAAGAGACTCTGCAGGACGCCGTCAACTTGATGGAGCGCTACCATATCTCCGGCGTGCCCATCGTCGACGCCGAAGGAAAGCTGGTAGGAATTCTCACCAACCGCGACATCCGATTTGAGACGGACTATACGCAAGCCATCCGCCTTCGCATGACCTCGCAGGATTTGATTACGGCCGCTGAGGGCACGACCTTGGACCAGGCTCAGCAGATTCTCGCCGAGAACCGAATCGAAAAACTGCCGATCGTGGATTCCGGCGGATTCCTGAAAGGACTGATCACGATCAAGGACATTTTGAAGGTGCAACAGCATCCGTATTCGACCAAGGACGCCAAGGGGCGGCTGGTGGTCGGAGCCGCGATTGGCGCGCTTCGCGAGCCGTATGAGCGAGCGAAGGCTCTACATGACGCAGGTGTGGACTTCGTGGTGATCGATGCGGCGCATGGCCATTCGAAGGGCGTCATGAACTGCCTGAAGATGCTGAAAACAAAACTGCCCGACCTCATGGTGATCGCAGGAAATGTGGCGACGGCGGCGGGTGTGCGAGCCCTGCACGAGCTAGGGGCGGATGCCCTCCGAGTCGGTATCGGCGCGGGTTCGATCTGTACCACTCGCGTGGTGGCGGGTGTTGGCGTTCCTCAATTTACGGCGGTGCGAGACTGCGCCGAGGAGGCTCAGAAGCTGGGCATCCCGACCATTGCTGACGGTGGAATTCGCTCGTCGGGCGATGTAGTGAAGTGCTTGGCCGCCGGGGCCGACGCGGTTATGATGGGCAACATGTTTGCCGGGTGCGAAGAAAGCCCAGGCGAGATCGAAATCTACCGCAACCGAGCGTACAAGGTTTACCGGGGCATGGGCTCGGTGGGCGCGATGAAGTCGGGCTCCAGCGACCGATACATGCAGATCAAGGAGTCGGGCGCGGTGATCGTGCCGGAAGGCGTCGAGGGACGCGTGCCGTTCAAAGGTGCGCTGAAGGATACGATGGCTCAGCTCGTCGGCGGAATGCGAAGCGGCTTTGGCTATGTCGGCGCCGGTTCGCTGGCCGAACTGCACGAGCACGCGGAGTTTATGAAGATCACCGGCGCGGGTCTGCGCGAGAGCCATCCGCATGATGTCCAGATCACGAAGGAACCGCCGAACTATTCGTCGCCGTTCACGAGTAGCGAAGCGGACTAG
- a CDS encoding amidohydrolase family protein → MRTRYMNFEWWRTKLPSQMVVEDGRVVIAPTIDEVMHPDDEVVDCGGKILLPGFIDAHCHILPTGLDLMKLDLVAHSTRESILDAVRDRHREQPDGWLLAVQYDNNKFLDGAHLTRDDLDAISPSRPILLRHYNGHCSIANSEALRLAGVAEDVPNPSGGEFVRDDSGRLNGVLLEDAHEVVWAATPKPNLDEMVEAILEAGNKMADLGITCASDMMTGRFDLLNELKAYQIAASRGCRVRTRLYVQWRDVFGPKGIGLERFRELAAGFSSPDQTRVAGIKLFADGAIGSATAAIYGSYSGQPAKGPVISRNAVDTKVSGTSGQLIYSPEKLTAMTRTASDAGYQVAIHAIGDYASDLVMDAFEATGDPSRHRIEHAMILSDEQIERLARLDCFVTFQPEFLLRFGHVYRRQLGDAVASKLERTRSVLDAGLKLSLNSDRPIVPGDPMDGIRTASSRLDGFDPAENCTLEEAILGYTVAGAEVNGDHGLMGSLEAGEVADFQLRDDM, encoded by the coding sequence ATGCGAACAAGGTACATGAACTTTGAGTGGTGGCGGACCAAGCTGCCAAGCCAAATGGTGGTCGAAGACGGTCGGGTGGTGATCGCTCCGACGATCGACGAGGTCATGCACCCGGACGATGAGGTAGTGGACTGCGGGGGCAAGATTCTATTGCCCGGATTCATCGATGCGCACTGCCACATCTTGCCGACCGGGCTCGATCTGATGAAATTAGATTTGGTCGCCCATTCGACTCGGGAAAGTATTCTCGACGCCGTCCGCGACCGGCACCGCGAGCAACCCGACGGTTGGCTCTTGGCCGTGCAATACGACAACAACAAGTTTCTCGACGGTGCGCACCTAACCCGGGACGACCTGGATGCGATTTCTCCGTCTCGGCCGATCCTGTTGCGGCACTATAACGGGCACTGTAGTATCGCCAATTCGGAAGCCCTGCGCCTGGCGGGCGTGGCGGAAGACGTGCCCAATCCGTCGGGTGGCGAATTTGTTCGAGACGATTCGGGGCGGCTGAACGGGGTGCTTCTGGAGGATGCTCATGAGGTGGTTTGGGCGGCAACGCCAAAGCCGAACTTGGACGAGATGGTCGAGGCGATTTTGGAGGCCGGCAACAAGATGGCCGACCTCGGCATCACCTGCGCGTCGGATATGATGACGGGGCGTTTTGATCTACTAAATGAACTGAAAGCTTATCAAATCGCGGCTTCTCGCGGGTGCAGGGTGAGGACGCGGCTATATGTTCAGTGGCGCGACGTGTTCGGGCCGAAGGGCATCGGATTAGAGCGATTCCGCGAACTGGCGGCGGGCTTCTCATCGCCGGACCAAACGAGGGTGGCGGGGATCAAGCTCTTCGCCGATGGAGCCATCGGCTCGGCTACGGCGGCTATCTACGGTTCGTATTCAGGGCAACCCGCCAAGGGCCCGGTGATCTCACGGAATGCGGTGGATACCAAGGTCTCGGGGACCAGCGGACAACTGATCTATTCACCCGAAAAGCTGACGGCGATGACGCGGACGGCTTCGGACGCCGGGTATCAGGTGGCGATTCACGCCATTGGCGACTATGCGTCCGACCTGGTGATGGATGCCTTCGAGGCGACCGGCGATCCGTCTCGACACCGCATCGAGCACGCCATGATTCTGAGTGACGAGCAGATTGAGCGACTGGCTCGCCTCGACTGTTTTGTAACATTTCAACCTGAGTTTCTTTTACGATTCGGCCATGTTTACCGACGTCAGCTCGGTGACGCAGTCGCGTCGAAGCTGGAGCGGACGCGATCGGTTTTGGATGCGGGTCTCAAGCTAAGCTTGAACTCGGATCGCCCGATCGTACCGGGCGATCCGATGGATGGGATTCGGACGGCTTCGTCTCGCCTCGATGGCTTCGATCCGGCGGAGAACTGCACGTTGGAAGAGGCGATTCTTGGCTACACGGTGGCGGGGGCCGAGGTGAACGGCGATCACGGGCTGATGGGTTCGCTGGAAGCTGGAGAAGTGGCCGACTTTCAGCTTCGCGACGACATGTAG
- a CDS encoding amidase, with amino-acid sequence MKRRDFLKAGLATGVSAMAGNLLANENGHPYSVPDFDLEEKTTADLQKAMKEGSETSASITQQYLERIHAVDQSGPKTNSVIELNPDAMEIAQRLDEERSAGKVRGPLHGIPILIKDNIETGDKMMTTAGSLVLDGNVAKEDAFIVKRMVAAGAIILGKTNLSEWANFRSTHSTSGWSGRGGQTKNPYALDRNPCGSSSGSGVAASANFCAIAVGTETDGSIVCPSTNNGLVGVKPTVGLVSRTGIIPLSHSQDTAGPMARTVTDAALLLGVLAGKDPNDSASKGYKGASDYLKFLKPGALKGARIGIARKFFGFNDKVDYIMHEAILVLKELGAVMVDPADLPSHGKYDDTELEVLLYDFKHDIEAYLRARNLKAKTLADLIKMNDEMKDREMPFFGQEIFHQAQAKGPLTDKKYIKALERNHRLSRDEGIDGIMDKLKLDAIIAPTGGPAWTTDLLNGDHFTGGSSTPSAVAGYPAVTLSAGNVRGLPVGITFFGRAWSEGKLLSYAYAFERATGHRKAPKFLETAIR; translated from the coding sequence ATGAAGCGACGCGATTTTCTCAAAGCCGGCCTCGCGACCGGTGTCTCGGCGATGGCAGGCAATTTATTGGCGAATGAGAACGGGCACCCCTATTCCGTGCCCGACTTCGACCTTGAGGAAAAGACGACCGCCGACCTGCAGAAGGCGATGAAGGAAGGCTCGGAGACGTCCGCGAGCATCACTCAACAGTATTTAGAGCGCATTCATGCCGTCGACCAGAGCGGGCCCAAAACTAACTCGGTGATCGAGTTGAACCCAGACGCGATGGAGATCGCGCAACGCCTCGACGAGGAACGGTCGGCGGGCAAGGTCCGCGGACCTTTGCATGGCATTCCGATTTTGATCAAAGACAACATCGAGACCGGCGACAAGATGATGACGACTGCAGGTTCGCTGGTTTTGGACGGGAACGTCGCCAAGGAAGATGCGTTCATCGTGAAGCGGATGGTCGCAGCGGGCGCGATCATTTTGGGCAAGACGAACTTGAGCGAATGGGCCAACTTTCGATCGACTCACTCGACGAGCGGCTGGAGCGGCCGCGGTGGGCAAACCAAGAATCCCTACGCATTGGACCGCAATCCTTGCGGAAGCAGCTCTGGTTCGGGGGTGGCGGCGTCGGCGAACTTCTGTGCAATCGCGGTTGGAACCGAGACCGATGGCTCGATTGTGTGCCCCTCTACGAACAATGGGTTGGTCGGCGTGAAGCCGACCGTCGGCTTGGTGTCGAGAACGGGCATTATCCCTCTGTCGCACAGCCAAGATACGGCCGGACCGATGGCTCGCACCGTGACCGATGCGGCTCTGTTGCTCGGCGTTCTGGCGGGCAAAGACCCGAATGACTCTGCTTCGAAGGGCTACAAAGGGGCGAGCGACTACCTGAAGTTCTTAAAGCCAGGAGCTCTGAAGGGCGCTCGCATCGGCATTGCGCGGAAGTTCTTCGGTTTCAACGATAAGGTCGACTATATCATGCACGAGGCCATCCTCGTCCTCAAAGAGCTTGGCGCGGTGATGGTCGATCCGGCGGACCTGCCGAGCCACGGAAAATACGACGATACGGAGCTTGAGGTGTTGCTGTACGACTTCAAGCACGACATCGAGGCGTACTTGCGGGCGAGAAATCTGAAGGCGAAAACGCTGGCGGACCTGATCAAGATGAATGACGAAATGAAGGATCGCGAAATGCCGTTCTTCGGTCAGGAGATATTCCATCAAGCTCAGGCAAAAGGGCCGCTGACGGACAAGAAGTACATCAAAGCGTTGGAGCGAAACCATCGGCTTTCTCGGGATGAGGGCATCGACGGCATCATGGATAAGCTTAAGCTGGATGCGATCATCGCTCCCACGGGTGGTCCGGCCTGGACTACCGACTTGCTGAACGGCGACCACTTTACGGGCGGCAGTTCGACCCCGTCGGCAGTGGCAGGATATCCTGCGGTGACTCTCTCAGCGGGCAACGTTCGAGGATTGCCCGTAGGCATCACGTTCTTTGGCCGCGCGTGGAGCGAAGGCAAACTGCTTTCGTACGCCTACGCGTTTGAACGCGCCACTGGACACCGAAAGGCGCCGAAATTTCTTGAGACCGCCATTCGTTAG
- a CDS encoding DUF817 family protein: protein MREFLTFFVKQLQASIFALFIFSMLAVSHWQHVMPRYDFMLAACLAMQVYMVWSKLETKKELVAVTAFHGVGLALELYKVRHGSWTYPEFAYTKFSGVPLYSGFMYASVASYVFQAYRVFGLEFTRMPRKAWALLGVGLIYINFFTAKTFGDNRIWIILALLAMFLPSQAHFTCREGRFRMPMPVAFGLIGFFVWVGENLCTYLGAWLYPHQMDGWELVGATKIVSWSMMVMVAFVLIWTWKERGEEREALVAG from the coding sequence ATGCGCGAGTTCCTGACCTTCTTCGTCAAACAATTGCAGGCGTCGATTTTCGCGCTATTCATCTTCAGCATGCTCGCGGTGTCGCATTGGCAACACGTGATGCCCCGGTACGACTTCATGCTCGCCGCGTGCCTGGCCATGCAGGTCTACATGGTGTGGAGCAAGCTGGAGACCAAGAAGGAGTTGGTGGCGGTGACGGCCTTTCATGGCGTTGGTCTAGCCCTCGAACTGTACAAAGTAAGGCATGGATCATGGACTTATCCTGAATTTGCCTACACTAAGTTTTCGGGCGTGCCGCTCTACTCGGGGTTTATGTACGCCAGCGTAGCGAGCTACGTCTTCCAGGCGTATCGGGTGTTCGGGCTTGAGTTTACGCGGATGCCGCGCAAGGCTTGGGCGTTGCTGGGAGTCGGGCTGATCTACATCAACTTCTTCACGGCAAAGACGTTTGGCGACAATCGCATTTGGATCATCCTCGCGCTATTGGCGATGTTTCTGCCCAGCCAAGCACACTTTACGTGTCGAGAGGGGCGCTTCCGAATGCCGATGCCTGTCGCCTTTGGGCTCATCGGATTCTTCGTGTGGGTTGGCGAAAACCTGTGTACTTACCTCGGGGCGTGGCTCTATCCGCATCAGATGGATGGCTGGGAGCTTGTGGGCGCGACCAAGATCGTGAGTTGGTCGATGATGGTGATGGTGGCATTCGTGCTGATCTGGACGTGGAAGGAACGGGGGGAGGAGCGCGAGGCGCTAGTGGCTGGCTAG
- a CDS encoding DUF1800 family protein has protein sequence MNEREKISHLLRRFGLGAGKYEVDQYMPFGVDGTIDRLIDYDKVDEKFPVDPWEMTGYGDEGLIQFDPTKFGAWWALRMVMTRRPLQERLTLFWHDHFAVSAEKVADGPNMLLYQQTLRQHANGNFRTLLKEVSKTPAMIFYLDTQQSTNEHPNENFAREVMELFTLGIGSYTEKDVKEGARAFTGWSLHYIDIGGNRPFDKVVQEEARKGRSPLSFCIVPSLHDGGDKTILNQTGRFDGDQVLNLLCDHPACAKYITKKLAQWFIEGEVSDSLVNQLAATFSSSNFEIKPVLRQIATSNEFWDEKQVYRRPKSPPDYYVATYRQLALQDILLQLRGTVTDKFKPMRPEVAGTAGGVFYLMSREGFLLTYPPNVGGWEWGNSWITANNMTARIQLPAILLQNEDKNHPIATYLAAKLTTDFHADTPDKIVDSLLEIFDGQIPSEKRRLLVESCTKLGGASALKDKDSASKMLGDVMKLMVAIPEFQMA, from the coding sequence ATGAACGAGCGCGAGAAGATTTCCCACTTGCTCCGCCGGTTTGGGCTGGGAGCGGGCAAGTATGAGGTGGACCAATACATGCCTTTTGGGGTGGATGGGACCATCGATCGACTGATCGACTACGACAAGGTCGACGAGAAGTTTCCCGTCGATCCCTGGGAGATGACCGGGTACGGCGATGAGGGGCTCATCCAATTCGACCCAACCAAATTTGGGGCTTGGTGGGCATTGCGCATGGTGATGACCCGAAGACCTCTGCAGGAACGTCTCACGCTGTTCTGGCATGACCACTTCGCAGTCAGCGCTGAGAAAGTGGCCGATGGGCCGAACATGCTTCTTTATCAGCAGACACTTCGACAACATGCTAACGGCAATTTCCGAACGCTTCTGAAGGAGGTTAGCAAGACGCCAGCGATGATCTTCTATCTGGATACCCAGCAGAGCACGAACGAGCATCCGAACGAAAACTTTGCGCGCGAGGTGATGGAGCTCTTCACGCTCGGCATCGGAAGCTACACCGAAAAGGACGTTAAAGAGGGTGCTCGGGCGTTCACCGGTTGGAGCCTGCACTACATCGACATTGGGGGAAACCGTCCGTTCGATAAGGTCGTGCAGGAGGAAGCGCGCAAGGGGAGATCGCCGCTTTCGTTCTGCATCGTGCCGTCTCTGCACGACGGGGGTGACAAAACGATTCTCAACCAAACCGGCCGTTTCGACGGCGATCAGGTTTTGAACCTGCTGTGCGATCATCCCGCCTGCGCCAAGTACATCACCAAGAAGCTTGCACAATGGTTCATCGAGGGTGAGGTTTCGGATTCGCTCGTCAACCAACTTGCCGCGACGTTTTCGTCGAGCAACTTTGAGATCAAGCCGGTTTTGCGACAGATCGCGACGTCGAACGAGTTCTGGGACGAAAAGCAGGTTTATCGACGCCCGAAGAGTCCGCCGGACTACTACGTAGCAACTTATCGTCAGCTAGCCCTGCAAGACATTCTTCTGCAGTTGCGTGGGACGGTCACGGACAAATTTAAGCCCATGCGTCCCGAGGTTGCCGGGACCGCCGGAGGAGTCTTCTATTTGATGAGCCGGGAGGGGTTTCTGCTGACTTACCCGCCAAATGTGGGCGGTTGGGAGTGGGGCAACTCGTGGATCACGGCCAACAACATGACGGCTCGTATCCAGCTACCGGCGATTCTGCTGCAAAACGAGGACAAAAACCATCCAATCGCAACGTATCTTGCCGCTAAACTGACGACCGACTTTCACGCCGATACGCCAGACAAGATCGTTGATAGTCTCCTAGAGATTTTCGATGGTCAGATTCCATCCGAAAAGCGAAGGCTTTTGGTCGAATCTTGCACAAAGCTTGGTGGAGCGAGTGCGCTCAAAGACAAGGACTCGGCCAGCAAAATGCTAGGAGATGTGATGAAGCTAATGGTGGCGATTCCCGAATTTCAAATGGCCTAA
- a CDS encoding BlaI/MecI/CopY family transcriptional regulator — protein sequence MRKKPSIGRSESEVLRFIAEQGTATVTEVGDHLATTKGQTRNTALNMMERLRQKGFLQRTKVDGVFRYRPADQDSNLFEGFVEDFVDGILGGSVTPLVAYLGRRAEVDDEQLAKLKELVRQLDERRNEP from the coding sequence ATGAGAAAGAAACCGAGCATCGGCCGATCCGAAAGCGAGGTCCTGCGGTTCATCGCCGAACAGGGCACCGCGACCGTGACCGAGGTGGGCGACCACCTCGCCACGACCAAGGGGCAGACCCGCAACACCGCCCTCAACATGATGGAGCGGCTTCGGCAAAAGGGTTTTCTACAGCGGACGAAGGTTGATGGCGTGTTCCGCTACCGCCCCGCCGACCAAGATTCGAACTTGTTCGAAGGCTTTGTGGAGGATTTTGTCGACGGAATCTTGGGCGGTTCGGTGACGCCGCTCGTGGCATACCTGGGCCGCCGGGCCGAGGTCGATGACGAACAGCTTGCGAAGCTGAAAGAACTGGTCCGGCAGTTGGACGAGAGGCGAAATGAACCCTGA
- a CDS encoding DUF4331 domain-containing protein, which translates to MKSIRNLAFLSLAAVLGLAGCAGSNTTPVTGNVIGLWATTGVKSGNVYAQRDRLANPVVNEVFATVANDRHKINDEAEPDQDFHELKNDINTFMTQVAGRSQATANVVTSVLVPDTMKADLSQSGPASYLGHETGGATGGTFGGRALTDDVVDISLGIVFGNTVSALGLAPDDGKEIPTLTSDNVDASGKHFISTFPYLGAPQ; encoded by the coding sequence ATGAAATCGATTCGAAATCTTGCTTTTCTGTCGCTAGCCGCCGTTCTCGGACTTGCTGGTTGCGCCGGCTCGAACACGACTCCCGTCACTGGAAACGTGATCGGCCTCTGGGCCACGACCGGCGTCAAGAGCGGGAACGTGTACGCTCAGCGCGACCGCCTCGCCAATCCGGTCGTCAACGAGGTCTTCGCCACCGTCGCCAACGATCGCCATAAGATCAACGACGAAGCTGAGCCCGACCAGGACTTCCACGAACTCAAGAATGACATCAACACATTCATGACTCAGGTCGCGGGACGATCGCAAGCGACCGCCAACGTGGTCACTTCGGTTCTCGTTCCCGACACCATGAAGGCCGACCTCTCGCAAAGCGGCCCGGCTTCGTACCTCGGCCACGAAACCGGTGGCGCGACCGGCGGCACCTTTGGCGGACGAGCGCTGACCGACGATGTCGTCGACATTTCGCTTGGCATCGTGTTTGGCAACACCGTTTCTGCCCTCGGCCTCGCGCCCGATGACGGAAAGGAGATTCCGACTCTCACCAGCGACAACGTGGACGCGAGCGGAAAGCACTTCATCTCGACATTCCCCTACCTTGGCGCACCGCAGTAG